One Brassica napus cultivar Da-Ae chromosome C4, Da-Ae, whole genome shotgun sequence genomic region harbors:
- the LOC125585860 gene encoding E3 ubiquitin-protein ligase At1g12760-like, whose amino-acid sequence MRILVRRRVGGDSLIIIRPKSVSPSVYSLSTPTPRLFHFIFSPPPPSSHAIDPAPLLLSGDENEGSNSNGGGEQRRSSSVRRPGLREAARLLSRASSGGGRAMREPSMVMREVAAEQLEERQSDWAYLKPIVVLDIVWNLAFVSVAGAILVMARNEHPIMPLRVWLLGYALQCVLVEYRRRNRVRNNRTPRSRSSSSSSSMEEDALGSRRNSHEETTILIFGGSS is encoded by the exons ATGAGGATTCTGGTCAGAAGAAGAGTCGGAGGTGACTCGCTG ATTATCATTAGGCCCAAATCTGTTTCTCCCAGCGTCTATAGTCTCTCCACCCCCACCCCTCGACTCTTCCACTTCATCTTCTCGCCGCCGCCACCGTCATCACACGCCATCGATCCAGCGCCTCTACTTCTCAGCGGCGACGAGAACGAGGGAAGCAACAGCAACGGAGGAGGAGAACAACGGAGATCATCATCCGTGAGGAGACCAGGGCTGAGGGAAGCCGCGAGGCTGCTGAGCCGAGCGAGCAGCGGCGGAGGGCGCGCGATGCGGGAGCCGTCTATGGTCATGAGGGAGGTCGCGGCGGAGCAGCTCGAGGAGAGGCAGAGCGATTGGGCCTACTTGAAGCCCATCGTGGTGCTGGACATCGTGTGGAACCTGGCGTTTGTCTCGGTGGCTGGGGCTATTCTGGTGATGGCGAGGAATGAGCATCCGATCATGCCGCTTAGGGTTTGGCTCTTAGGGTATGCGTTGCAGTGTGTGTTGGTTGAGTATAGGAGGAGGAATAGGGTGAGGAATAATAGGACTCCGAGATcacgttcttcttcttcgtcttcctcgaTGGAGGAAGATGCTTTGGGTTCGAGGAGGAATTCGCATGAGGAG ACAACGATTCTGATATTTGGAGGTTCtagttaa
- the BNAC04G16360D gene encoding MD-2-related lipid-recognition protein 3: MEILNARPVLLLLLASLFFLPALGAIDFEYCNKSGYDFFNVSRVEVSPNPVELEEYPTIRVFGYANKSMYDGTVEVKVTAGGTTQTMASYSLCVVGFECAIVAGTNFELVLAEVPLEYIEGVSKYVYSVHLTNDDVGESEEPILKMCVAFEIPTVDLTMASAQSS; this comes from the exons ATGGAGATACTTAACGCCCGgcctgttcttcttcttcttcttgcatcACTCTTCTTCTTACCTGCTTTGGGAGCTATCGATTTTGAATACTGCAACA AAAGTGGATACGATTTCTTTAACGTCTCTCGTGTGGAAGTCTCTCCAAATCCCGTTGAGTTAGAAGAATACCCAACCATAAGGGTATTCGGTTATGCAA ACAAAAGCATGTATGATGGAACTGTAGAGGTGAAGGTTACAGCTGGGGGAACTACACAAACAATGGCAAGCTACTCCCTCTGTGTGGTGGGTTTTGAATGCGCTATTGTAGCTGGCACCAACTTTGAGTTAGTTCTGGCGGAAGTTCCTCTAGAATATATCGAG GGTGTGTCCAAGTATGTATATTCCGTACATTTGACTAATGATGATGTGGGGGAATCTGAAGAGCCAATACTAAAAATGTGTGTCGCCTTCGAGATACCTACTGTAGATCTCACAATGGCCTCTGCTCAGTCAAGTTGA